Proteins encoded in a region of the Halodesulfovibrio marinisediminis DSM 17456 genome:
- the xerD gene encoding site-specific tyrosine recombinase XerD translates to MNTQPNEPIAVSHPFVDSYLQYLLVTRGLSENTLTSYETDLRSFLLFLEEKRYNVEDVTDQSIFLYIMHLRRGGLNSRSLARHLSALRGFFRYCFDESYLNANPVQYLENPKLPKTLPDVLSVEEVQAVLEQPDIKKKLGFRDRAILELLYASGLRVTECVKLKPIDLDLQSGLLRVHGKGSKDRIVPMHNAAMQILQLYMRDWRPHFAPIEDFVFLNRSGKGLTRQAIWKLVQRYVLKAEVHKSVSPHTFRHSFATHLLDGGADLRTVQLLLGHADISATEIYTHVQADRLRQIHKQFHPRSRM, encoded by the coding sequence ATGAACACCCAGCCAAATGAACCTATTGCAGTCAGTCATCCATTTGTTGACAGCTACCTTCAATACCTTCTTGTAACTCGTGGGCTTTCTGAAAATACCCTTACTTCCTACGAAACAGACTTACGTAGTTTCCTGCTTTTCCTTGAAGAAAAGAGATATAATGTCGAAGATGTTACAGACCAATCCATCTTCCTTTACATCATGCACTTACGCAGAGGTGGACTAAATAGCCGTAGCCTTGCACGTCATCTCTCGGCGTTGCGTGGCTTTTTCCGATACTGTTTTGACGAAAGCTACCTCAACGCGAATCCTGTACAATATTTAGAAAATCCAAAACTTCCAAAGACCCTGCCAGACGTTTTATCTGTTGAAGAAGTTCAAGCAGTACTTGAACAACCGGATATAAAAAAGAAGCTGGGCTTCAGAGATCGAGCTATACTTGAACTACTGTATGCCTCCGGTCTGCGAGTGACAGAATGTGTTAAGTTAAAGCCAATTGATCTTGATTTGCAAAGTGGGCTGCTACGAGTACATGGTAAGGGATCAAAAGATAGGATTGTCCCGATGCACAACGCAGCTATGCAAATTTTACAGTTGTACATGCGTGACTGGAGACCACATTTTGCCCCCATTGAAGATTTTGTATTCCTTAACCGTTCCGGAAAGGGCTTAACTCGACAGGCCATATGGAAACTAGTGCAACGATATGTGCTGAAAGCTGAAGTGCATAAGAGTGTGTCACCACACACATTCAGACATTCCTTTGCAACGCATCTGCTGGATGGCGGCGCTGACCTGCGCACTGTTCAGCTTCTTCTAGGACACGCGGACATTTCTGCCACAGAAATTTACACCCATGTTCAAGCAGACCGACTCAGACAAATTCACAAGCAATTCCACCCTCGTTCAAGGATGTAA
- a CDS encoding CBS domain-containing protein, producing the protein MNSNSKPLIPAPVLITGHANADFDCLAAIVAASKLYDNAVLVFPGSQEANLRNFFIESATYLFNFKDAKEIDFSTVKTLVIVDTRQRSRIDHVAPALENPDLEIHLYDHHPDSEDDLQATYSVVKPWGSATTIISLLIKEKGLSISPEEATMLGLGIYEDTGSFSFNSITEHDFEAAGWLRKMGMDVNTISELTTRELTVEQISILNSLLESATTHDINGIPVVIAETSVSHYVRDFALLAHKMIDMQEVKVLFALCRMSDRVQVVARSKIHSVNVGQICQSLGGGGHNFAASASVKNKPLSEVKDELFGLLYSSIHYEKTVREHMTAPAIFEYETVPMCKAESIMNRFGLKAIPLLESEENQVVSGYLEYQTAVRACSHGLGNAPASIYMHKKFETVEPDDDLYPVMEIIVGKRQRLVPVVMDTRLMGVITRTDLINTLVEEPSRVPDKLFADKTKERNVLPLLKERLPKHHFELLTMAGELGNKLNVAVYVVGGFVRDLLLGRKNLDLDLVVEGDGIAFAKKLAHRLGGRVRQHTKFKTAIIIYTNAAGEEERLDVATARLEYYEQPASLPTVELSSIKMDLYRRDFTINALAIQLSHDKFGKLIDFFGAQKDIRDKLIRVLHSLSFVEDPTRILRAIRFETRFEFTIGPQTTKLIKNALQLKLVTKLSGSRVLHELQAIFNEVSPYQSLARMQEFGALEAIHPALTLSPTKSKILKEVEKVVEWYRMLYTQPSPEPWVIYLLGLTSASKAEEVEEVLERLHFTPKQYNDFMSLRETVKTVANTLGKVRPDAYSHLYNLLVSIPLEGVLYMMARTKSETIKKNISHFLAYLRTTTLDITGADLQLLGFAPGPIFGEVLRKTLWAKLDEKVKTRQEQLDFAYRMLKARQ; encoded by the coding sequence GTGAACTCTAATTCTAAGCCACTTATTCCGGCTCCCGTTCTTATTACAGGTCACGCTAATGCGGACTTTGATTGCCTTGCTGCAATTGTAGCCGCAAGCAAGCTGTACGACAATGCTGTTCTCGTTTTCCCAGGGTCGCAGGAAGCAAACTTACGCAACTTCTTTATTGAAAGCGCTACCTATCTCTTTAATTTTAAGGATGCTAAAGAGATTGACTTTTCCACTGTCAAAACGCTTGTAATCGTTGACACAAGACAACGCAGCCGTATTGACCACGTCGCTCCTGCGCTTGAAAACCCTGATCTGGAAATCCACCTATACGATCACCATCCAGACTCCGAAGACGACCTTCAGGCAACGTACTCCGTAGTCAAACCATGGGGTTCAGCTACCACAATCATTTCTCTGCTGATCAAAGAAAAAGGACTCTCAATTTCTCCAGAAGAAGCAACAATGCTTGGACTTGGCATCTATGAAGACACTGGCTCTTTCTCCTTCAACTCCATAACAGAGCATGACTTTGAAGCAGCCGGATGGCTGAGAAAAATGGGCATGGATGTCAACACGATTTCCGAACTGACAACCCGCGAACTCACCGTTGAGCAAATTTCTATTCTAAACAGCCTATTAGAATCAGCAACAACACATGACATCAACGGTATCCCCGTTGTTATTGCTGAAACTTCTGTCTCTCACTATGTGCGAGACTTTGCCTTACTTGCTCATAAGATGATCGACATGCAGGAAGTAAAAGTGCTCTTTGCCTTATGCCGCATGAGTGATCGAGTGCAAGTTGTTGCCAGAAGCAAAATACATTCTGTAAACGTTGGTCAAATATGCCAGTCTCTGGGCGGTGGTGGTCACAACTTTGCCGCATCAGCCTCGGTAAAAAACAAACCATTATCTGAAGTAAAGGATGAACTTTTCGGACTGCTGTATTCTTCCATCCATTACGAAAAAACCGTTCGCGAACACATGACGGCTCCTGCTATTTTCGAATATGAAACTGTACCGATGTGCAAAGCAGAATCCATCATGAATCGTTTCGGCCTCAAGGCCATCCCGCTACTGGAAAGCGAAGAAAATCAGGTTGTTTCCGGCTATCTTGAATACCAGACAGCTGTCCGCGCATGCTCTCATGGTCTGGGTAATGCTCCCGCAAGCATCTATATGCACAAAAAATTCGAGACGGTGGAACCTGATGATGACCTCTATCCTGTAATGGAAATTATCGTTGGAAAACGTCAACGATTAGTTCCGGTTGTTATGGACACCCGTCTTATGGGAGTTATTACCCGAACCGACCTCATCAATACGTTAGTCGAGGAACCGTCTCGTGTACCGGACAAACTTTTCGCGGACAAAACAAAGGAACGCAACGTACTCCCACTGTTGAAAGAACGTTTACCAAAGCACCACTTTGAACTGCTGACAATGGCTGGCGAACTGGGCAACAAACTTAATGTTGCTGTTTATGTAGTTGGCGGCTTTGTGCGTGACCTTCTACTCGGGCGTAAAAACCTTGATCTGGATCTGGTTGTTGAAGGTGACGGAATTGCGTTTGCCAAAAAACTTGCGCATAGGCTCGGTGGACGTGTCCGGCAACACACAAAATTCAAAACTGCTATCATTATATATACAAATGCTGCTGGAGAAGAAGAACGGCTCGATGTGGCTACCGCCCGTCTTGAATACTACGAACAGCCTGCATCCCTTCCTACGGTAGAGCTCTCCTCTATCAAAATGGACTTATATCGCAGGGACTTTACCATCAACGCATTGGCTATCCAGTTAAGCCATGACAAATTCGGTAAGCTCATCGACTTCTTTGGCGCCCAAAAAGATATTCGCGACAAACTGATTCGCGTCCTCCACTCATTAAGTTTTGTGGAAGACCCAACACGTATTTTACGCGCAATCAGATTTGAAACTCGCTTTGAATTTACCATTGGGCCACAGACTACGAAACTGATAAAGAACGCATTACAGTTGAAACTTGTTACCAAACTGAGCGGCTCACGTGTTCTTCACGAACTGCAGGCCATTTTCAACGAAGTAAGTCCATATCAGTCTCTCGCTAGAATGCAGGAATTTGGTGCTCTTGAGGCTATTCACCCTGCACTCACGTTGTCTCCAACTAAAAGTAAGATCCTTAAAGAGGTAGAAAAAGTCGTAGAATGGTACCGAATGCTGTACACCCAACCTTCTCCTGAACCTTGGGTTATCTACCTACTTGGTCTCACTTCAGCTTCAAAAGCTGAAGAAGTAGAAGAAGTTCTTGAACGGCTCCACTTCACGCCAAAGCAATATAATGACTTCATGTCATTACGAGAAACCGTAAAAACAGTTGCTAACACTCTCGGGAAAGTCCGCCCCGACGCATACAGCCATTTATACAACCTGCTTGTGTCCATTCCACTTGAAGGAGTATTATATATGATGGCACGAACAAAATCTGAAACGATTAAAAAGAATATTTCGCATTTCCTTGCATACCTGCGGACCACAACACTCGACATTACCGGTGCTGATTTGCAGCTGCTTGGCTTTGCACCTGGTCCTATATTCGGAGAAGTACTGCGCAAAACCCTTTGGGCTAAGTTAGATGAAAAGGTGAAGACAAGACAGGAACAGCTTGACTTTGCATACCGCATGCTGAAAGCTAGGCAATAA
- a CDS encoding methyl-accepting chemotaxis protein — MWSSKKIQYLALSGLLIQVVSSIVVYATTGAIPIYFLISSLMILAVFFVTYLAASAVDLDSKKLQDYLSEILQDNFDAPYPNFASQNVNFSLIKNLIEELKREKGVLLGVIKGLPVPYLFVDAEEKALFTNQECMDMLEIDGSPESQYGNTLGEIFYNDKTRETAVGQSIKSGKVFKNLEVTINGHKGGQRHVLANVYPLYNMDRVCVGGLCLYIDMTMLKEHEESLVAQHELIADSAEKIAVITDRLTASCSEISSQIDGSLKLSVTQQNGTTDVAAAMEQMNTSVVDVARSANEASELAESTRSSATQGVEVVQQSRDVITKVHEHALELKGDMHELGGHAESIGDIISVINDIADQTNLLALNAAIEAARAGEAGRGFAVVADEVRKLAEKTMQATTEVSRAVDAIQISAEKSIASTDSASDAIDENTRLSADSAAVLDTIVSMANATADRVQEIAAAAGEQSAASDQISASATHINELATENAAAMNESSVAVEDVARLASELTVLVAELQDIK, encoded by the coding sequence ATGTGGAGTTCTAAAAAAATTCAATATCTCGCACTAAGTGGGCTTTTAATTCAAGTTGTATCTAGTATTGTTGTGTATGCAACAACTGGTGCGATTCCAATTTATTTTCTTATTTCTTCGTTAATGATACTTGCTGTTTTTTTTGTGACGTATCTTGCAGCTTCAGCTGTAGATTTAGACAGTAAAAAGTTACAAGATTATCTTTCTGAAATTTTACAAGATAATTTTGATGCACCGTATCCAAACTTTGCATCTCAAAATGTCAATTTTTCTTTGATTAAAAATCTTATTGAAGAGTTAAAGCGGGAGAAAGGCGTTCTTTTAGGCGTTATTAAAGGACTGCCTGTCCCATATCTTTTTGTTGATGCAGAAGAAAAGGCATTATTCACTAATCAGGAATGTATGGACATGCTTGAGATAGATGGTTCTCCAGAATCTCAATATGGAAATACTCTTGGTGAAATTTTCTATAATGATAAAACACGCGAAACCGCTGTAGGCCAGTCTATTAAAAGCGGAAAGGTATTTAAGAATCTTGAAGTGACAATTAATGGACACAAGGGCGGGCAACGTCATGTACTTGCTAACGTGTATCCGCTTTATAATATGGATAGAGTCTGTGTTGGTGGATTATGTTTATACATTGATATGACAATGCTTAAAGAACATGAAGAAAGCTTGGTGGCTCAGCATGAGCTTATTGCGGATTCAGCAGAAAAAATTGCTGTTATTACAGACAGACTGACTGCGTCTTGTTCTGAAATTTCTTCGCAAATCGATGGATCATTGAAGCTTTCTGTCACCCAGCAGAATGGCACTACAGATGTAGCTGCTGCAATGGAGCAAATGAACACATCTGTGGTTGATGTAGCTCGAAGTGCTAACGAGGCATCCGAGTTGGCAGAATCTACCCGAAGCAGTGCAACACAGGGCGTTGAAGTGGTTCAACAGTCTCGAGATGTTATTACCAAAGTACACGAACATGCCTTGGAACTGAAAGGTGATATGCATGAACTGGGTGGACATGCTGAATCTATTGGTGACATCATTAGTGTTATTAACGATATTGCTGATCAGACAAACTTACTTGCGTTAAACGCTGCAATTGAGGCTGCAAGGGCTGGTGAAGCCGGTAGAGGCTTTGCGGTTGTTGCTGATGAAGTCCGTAAGCTTGCAGAGAAAACTATGCAGGCAACAACAGAAGTAAGTAGAGCGGTTGATGCTATTCAGATTAGTGCCGAAAAATCAATTGCTTCTACCGACTCCGCTTCTGATGCAATTGACGAGAATACTAGGCTTTCAGCTGACTCAGCAGCAGTTCTTGATACTATCGTTAGTATGGCAAATGCTACTGCTGACAGAGTACAGGAAATTGCAGCAGCGGCAGGCGAACAATCAGCTGCAAGCGATCAAATTTCTGCTTCAGCTACGCATATCAACGAACTGGCAACCGAGAATGCAGCCGCAATGAATGAATCTTCCGTTGCAGTTGAAGATGTTGCTCGGCTTGCATCTGAATTAACTGTACTTGTAGCTGAGTTGCAAGATATTAAGTAG
- a CDS encoding sulfite exporter TauE/SafE family protein — MLFPVAGIEVHPLVPPAVAFIISFFTSMSGLSGAFLLLPFQMSVLGYTPPSVSATNQLFNIIAIPSGVLRYMREGRMVWPLTWAVVAGTLPGVLIGAIIRVTYLPNTADFKLFVGGVLLYIGGRLLKSILTARHCKANLEAAPQLLGQTKTLEFSLKRISYSFQNETYSASTLGIFFLTFVVGIVGGIYGIGGGAIIAPFFITFFGLPVYTVAGACLMGTFVTSIAGVGIYQLLAFIYPTQVIAPDYLLGILFGVGGVGGMYLGALCQKYVPATTLKILLTIFILFTAGKYTLGYFF, encoded by the coding sequence ATGCTGTTTCCTGTTGCCGGCATTGAAGTCCACCCGTTGGTTCCTCCTGCAGTAGCCTTTATTATTTCCTTCTTCACGTCCATGAGCGGACTTTCTGGGGCTTTTTTACTGCTGCCGTTTCAAATGTCAGTTCTAGGCTATACACCCCCTTCGGTAAGTGCAACAAATCAACTCTTCAATATTATTGCTATTCCAAGCGGGGTTCTACGCTATATGCGTGAAGGCCGAATGGTGTGGCCGCTAACGTGGGCCGTTGTTGCCGGCACCCTTCCCGGAGTTTTAATCGGAGCAATTATTCGTGTAACCTACCTGCCCAATACAGCAGATTTTAAACTTTTCGTCGGCGGAGTATTGCTTTACATCGGCGGACGACTCTTAAAATCAATCCTCACTGCCAGGCATTGTAAAGCAAATCTCGAAGCAGCTCCTCAGCTGCTTGGACAAACAAAGACTCTTGAATTTTCCCTCAAGCGTATTTCGTACTCTTTCCAAAACGAAACGTACTCCGCATCTACTCTCGGTATTTTTTTTCTTACCTTTGTGGTAGGAATCGTAGGTGGTATCTATGGAATAGGCGGCGGCGCAATTATCGCTCCATTCTTCATCACCTTTTTCGGCTTGCCGGTTTATACCGTCGCCGGCGCGTGCCTTATGGGTACATTTGTGACATCCATTGCTGGAGTCGGAATATATCAGCTACTTGCCTTCATTTATCCGACACAAGTAATTGCTCCAGATTACCTTTTAGGCATATTATTCGGAGTAGGCGGTGTTGGTGGGATGTATCTTGGCGCACTTTGCCAGAAATATGTTCCTGCAACTACACTCAAAATTCTTCTTACGATTTTTATCCTGTTTACAGCGGGTAAATATACTTTAGGATACTTCTTTTAA